AGTCATAGAAATCGATCAATTGAGGTTATCCGGATTAAAGCTAATTATTTTAGATGATGTTTTTCATATTTGTAAATCGGTAATACAATTATGAGCTGGTCGGACAGAAAAAGTGAGCACATAAATTGCAGCAAGTAGAAAAGCAATAGGCAATATAAAGTAAAGGAGTTCATTCATGACTTCCCTTTTTATATAagcgtttttttttttagtggAAAGTCGACCAGGATGCAGTTGAATGTTGATATTAACTTTGTTAGGACTAGTGAAAATTCAGAtttgtactttttttttaaggagTTCAAGACTTTTTTACTACATATTCAACATTGAAATCACCTTATCTATAGAAGAAGTAGATAAACTTAGCCCAAAACAGCATACTGATGACTTATAGCTTCTCATCCCTTCATAATATTAATGCGGTTTACTGCTGCTGTAACAATTCTTCTGATATATTAAGTATACGTATTTTTCCCTTCGAGGATAATCTTTTCTTAATATACCTGTTGCTCTCTCAAATTGCTAAGCAGACaagtaaacaaatcaaTTGTTTCATTGAACGAACCAGGACGGCTATATAAacttattattataatttaaatcaaattttaaacattCAACTCTGGAAACACTAACAAAagcctttttttatgtcgCCTTTTAGCATGTGTTTCGAGTGGAAACCCTCCatgcaaaagaaattgaaggtGAAAGCAATATACTAAAGCAAAACATTAATTCATCAAGCAATACGCAATTTACATATTAATGGTCTTTGATTTAGAAAATCGTATAAATTAgaatttttcatcatcttACCGTTATAACGAGTTCGTAGCTACTTTCGCAGAAAGTTTGTGGTCAAATTATCTTGTCTTTTTCTCCACCACCAAACCCTCGTTTTCACGGGAAACATTCAGCATTGTCGATTCGATCGTCAAACTGATTGTTTTTATAGTAGCAATGGATTACCGGCATCCAAATGCACTCGGTGTGAATGAGAGCTCGCGTGCTTATGAGGAAATTTTTGGTGCTCCAAGAAAACGGGAGCCGGCGAGAACTGTAAGTACTCCTGCGTTCATGGAACCGGCTCCAGTCTCAAAAAAACCTCTTCCTCCTCCCACGCGAAGGCTTCCTCGGAAACCTTTGCCCTTTCGTTCCACGAGTTTGCAGCCTCCATCGTCTCAACCTCCTGCACCTCCAACTCATCAGAGAGAAGCATCTCCTGTGAAAAATATTGAGCACAGTGAATCTTTTCCTTCCGTTTTTGGTACTTCAAATAATCACCAGATCGTCCCATTGACTCTTAAAGACGGAAATGATTTTGGTGCTCTATATGCATCTTTAAACACCACACCCCATTTTCCTCAGGTATCGAATCATGCGCCCAATAACTCTAATTCCCCTTCTTTGACTTGGCACACATCATCCGGTGATGATTCCAAccaaaatccttttttcgTTCGGCGTCAGTCTCAGAGTAGCACGTCTCCGGTTTCGGATTCAGTAGATGAGAACCTCCTTTCAGCAGTCTCTTCTGTTACAGAGTCCGTAGAAACAAACCTTCATCTCGATCAAAATTATCCTTACGGCTCTCCTGTTCGTTCGTCTAAAAATCCCTTTCTCTCTTCAAATTCTCGATTACCAACTGATGATTCTTCTCACACTGTTGGTTCTCATTCATTTACTTCAGGAACTCACCCACCCATTGTTTCTTCTAATTCCGCCTTTACACTTCCCAATGCTGTTACTCCTGCAGCTCAAGCACCTCTCATACGTAGTGTTAGTGAATATCCTGCTAACGTTTCTCCACCTGCCCAGTCCCTTCAGCTACCAAAATCTACTAGCAATCCCGCGGATCTTCATTTAAGCATAGCTTCTGCTAGCAGCCAtaagaatattttttctggGTTGGACGTCTTTTCTAATGTCTTTCATGGTCCCTCTACCACATTACGAGACAGAGAACATGATATGCGAAATCGCTCATTTGATCATTCTACCTTGGCTCATTATGAAGCAGTTAAGCAGCAGAGACTTGGTGTTGAACCTACTGCAAGGTCCTTTACGTTGAGCTCTTATAAGTCCCGTGCAAGTGGAAATTCCCTAATTAATGATCGAAGCTCTACAACAACGCCGACGTTTGTTAATTCGGAAGCTAGCTCGCCtgttcataaaaataaacgaaGACGCAGAATATATGCTGCCTTACTTTCTCGTGTTGCCAGCGAATTGTTAGATAGACTACAGCTAGGTGATATCACGAAAGACGGTTTAATTTATTCTAATGCCTTTACTGGCGATCATGCAGTCACCGTGCTAATGGGTATTATACATACTTCTGATAGAAATCTCGCTTTACTTGTCGGACGCTCTTTAGATgcacaaaaatttattcatgATGTTACCTATGATCATCGTCTTCGTGATTCTCATCGTGAAATATATCAGCTTCAAGGTACTGGTTATCGCCCCTTCTTACGCGCAAATGATAATGCATCCATTAACAACAAAAACCATCATAAGGAATTGGAGGACAATGAGTCGGGCACTCGAATCTCACCGTCCACGTTAGGTGACActtcttttccaaatggtatatttactttattgACGCATTGTTACTCTCCAACATGTGCAAAAGATCATCCCTGCTATTCTATTTCATGTCCTCGACGATTGGAACAGCAGCACAGACTATTTGCCAAAATGCGTGCAAACACTGAACAGTCTTCCTCCCTAGCGTTTGATGATAAGGAACAAAAATTGTGGATTCACAGCGTACCCCAGGAGATTGCTTATAGTGTCAGTGACCGGGAAAGAAAGCGTCAAGAAGTAATTTGTGAGGTTATCTATACTGAGCGAGATTTTGTTAAGGATTTGGAATATCTTCGGGATTATTGGATTAAACCACTATGGGCTTCATCTTGTATACCTgaacgaaaaaaagaaaaatttattcgTACTGTGTTTTTAAATGCTTTAGAGGTTCAAGCAGTTAATTCTAAATTGGCTGAAGCTCTTACTAAAAGACAAAACTATAAACCCATTGTGGATAATATTGCGGATATATTTTTGGAGCACGTTCCAAAATTTGAGCCTTTCATACGATATGGTGCAGGCCAACTCTACGGAAAATACGAGTTTGAGAAGGAAAAGTCATCTAATCCTGCATTTGCTAAGTTTGTCAGTGACGTTGAACGTCTGAAAGAATCACGAAAGCTAGAGCTAAACGGCTATCTGACTAAACCAACTACCAGATTGGCTCGTTATCCATTACTTCTAGAAGCGGTATTAAAATATACTGATGAGGGTAACCCTGATAAACAAGACATTCCGAAGGTCATTAATATCGTTAGAGGATTTCTCTCACGTCTTAATGTTGAAAGCGGAAAAGCAGAAAATAAGTTTAACTTGTTTCATTTGAATCAACAGCTGGTCTTTAAACCTGGAGAACATTATGATTTACATCTGCTTGATGCGAACAGACAATTAATATTCAAAGGACccttgaagaaaagaagtGCTGGTTCCACTTCTTCAGAGTCTGCGTCGGATGTTACTTTGTTTCTCTTTGACCATGCTTTGTTGATAGTAAAACCAAAGACTATTAATAAACGTGAATTattgaaagtttttcaaagagtatgttttttctattcatttaaattgttttttctaacTAGTATAGCCTATTCCTCTATTACTTCTTCAACTATTCCTTGTTGATGATAATGGATTAAGAATCCCTTATTCAAGTAAGCAACAACTAGCAGCTGTATCAAAAGCAGCGAATGGGAAGCCACCTTCTAGATTTTATCCATTTAGCTTACAACTTTTGGGTCGTAGAGGGTACGAAATCACTCTTTATGCAACCACTGAAGTTAGTAGGGATAAGTGGTTAGAGCATATTGACAACCAACAAACATTGCTACAACATCGTAACCAGTGGTTTGAGTCTGTTACCATTTGCTctaatttctttgttgGTGATAATAAAGTAAATGCGATAGGCGTTTATGATAGTGGTCGTCGACTTTTATATGGGACTGACACAGGTGTGTACGTCTCTCTTCGAAAAGCAAACAGCCCACTTCAATTCAAGCCTGTACGTGCGTTAAATATTCCCAACATTTCACAGCTTGAGGTTATTGAAGAGTATAGTTTATTGCTACTGCTTTCCGATAAGGTGTTATATTCGTATCCTTTGGAAATGATTGATGCGGATACTACTCAAGCCCCTAAAAAAGCAAGGAAAGTTTCTGGTCATACAACTTTCTTTCGCGTAGGAATTTGTCTGGGTAAAGTTCTTGTGTGTGCTGTCAAAAGTTCCGTCTTGAGTGCTACTATAAAGGTTTTTGAACCAGTCACTAATTACTCTAAAACACGGAACATGCCaagcttgaaaaaattccttaCTGTTAACCAAGACCCATTGAGGATTGTCAAAGAGCTTTATATACCCACGGAATCAACTTCGGTTCACTTCCTGAAGAATAAACTCTGTGTCGGATGTACGAGAGGTTTTGAGGTGGTCAGTCTCGATAACCTAGAGACGCAGTCTCTACTGGATCCAGCCGATACGTCTCTTGAATTTGTggagaagaaagaaaatgttaaacCTATCGCTATCTATCGTATGAATGGCGgtgaatttcttttatgCTATTCccaatttgctttttacgTAAATCGAGATGGATGGCGTTCTCGTCCTACATGGTTTGTTGTTTGGGAAGGAAGTCCTCAAAACTTTGCCTTAAGTTATCCTTATATATTGGCTTTTGAACCCACTTTTATTGAAATCAGACATGTTGAAACCTCTGAATTGATCCATGTCATTTCCGGCAGAAACATCCGTTTGCTTGCTGATGGAAGAGGAAAGTTAGGGGACGGTGgtgaaatattttatgcGTGCGATCAACGTGGTGAAAATTGTGAGACAAGTGTTGTTTGTTCCCTTCGATTGACGAGTGCTGCTGCCCACGCCAAAGAGCAGCATGTAGACAAgtaattttggtttttttgaACTTAATTTTCacgttttatttataacgGTTAATTGGATATTGGTTTGTTCGGttatcttttcttttcttttttaaaaaaataatttaggTGCATGaattttaatgataaataagatttttttaaaatatatacgttaacaatattttaaagtGAATAACTAGATATATTGTAGGCAAAAAGTACTAGCGAATATGATCAATGTTACTATACTAgaagtaaaatatttttagtCCTCATATTCTAGGGGATCACCATATACCCAGAAACCGATATGATTTAGACGTGCTTCTTGCTGATGCTCTTCTAGAATATTGAGGGATGCGGtatctttttcaaagtgagatgtttttttcttgggAATAACACTAGCCATGCCGAGCGCAACCAGTTGGGCATTAATACAGTCAGAAAAATCTGAACCATCACTAGGATTATACAAAGTTACAGAATACACGTTTCCTTCGTGTCCATCGACTTTAGCCACTAGACCTTTATTCATGGCTAGCTCCCTGAAAACGAGTCTTGCGTCTTCATAGTAATCAGAGCTGGGAGGAGGTAATTGAACGTAACTGAGACGAGCAAGTTGCGCTTGAGGCTTCAATTTAGTATAGGTATCTGGTAAAGAGGATATGTTTTTGAAAGGAATTTGCTCTACACTACCATAATCATAAAGCAAAACATCAGCGGCCTGGTTTTCTCGGTCACAACGCAACACCCGGCCTCGATACATAGCGTTGTCAAGAGCAGATATTGCTGCAACGTTCATTCCAACATTAATTTTCTCGGATGGTTTAAAGGACTTCTTTAAAGAACCTAAATCAGACATTAAAGTTTCTAATTGTTGAATACCAGTACCAATAATTTGGAATGAAAACTTCCCGTCTTCTGCAATATCGCTTAGTACAATATCGAGATAGATAGGCTCTTTAACGGTATTTTCACTTTCCTTCTCGGTACTAGCAGCTTTCTTTTCAGGGGGAACGTAATCGTGCCACATGCCAACCTTTTGCTCCTTAGCAGCAGCTTCGGTATCATGATATTGCGAGTATTGTACGTTTGATTGACTGGCATAACCTTGGCACCAAGCAAGACCTTGACTGAGCAATTTCAAAGCAAAGTTAGTATCATGATTGACATAAATATCACCTAAAAAGCACCCATTATTATCAACAGACAAAATCTCAACTTGAGCATCATGCTGCAACAAGGACTTTGCTAAAGAAAGAGATTCTTCTGCAAAAGGTTCACCTTTTTCCTGATCGTTACGAGCAGTGCGAGGAGTTCGAATACCTGCACATGCAAACATAAAATAGCAGTTTTCTTTAGGGCAAAAGCAACGGAAACGAGACCCACTAATTACGTTTTCGATGATGACAGAAAGCTTACGGGTCCTTTGCAAAGAGGAAAGGTATTGCCGAGAGCGTAAAGAAGATTCAGAAGCATTAACGATATTCTCGTAAGCGGGTTTTTTACCAGACCACATACCCTTGCGTCCTTCTTGAGCGGCCTTTTCAGCTTCTATAAGAAAATCATAAATGGGTGAACGATCAACGCTATCCATTCGATATCTTATAACTGTAGCGTATCCACTCTTTACGACCATTAAAGCAACATTTGTACCATCAGAAAGCTTGACAGTACAGTTGTTAATAGCAGGAAGGTCATTTTGACCAGGTCGGATGAAGTCTAGCGAGACCTGAACACGCTTCCCAATAATTTTCTTGCGAAGAAACTCGCGAGCTTCCAATTGGTAAGGGGCTTCCTTTTCATTTGAAGGTCTGGGATGACGGATGCTGCTAAGCTGAATTCTACACTCCACGCCATTATCTTTGCGAACTTCGAGAGTATCGGTGGAAATGACCCTGGATACAACTGCAGAATAATCCTTTAACGAGAGAGAATTGATATCAGGGATAGAGacagaaatatttttccaaattccTAAACGAGAAATCTTAGCTTTACGTTCAATGGTCCGTAAACTTTGCATAGTCTCAGGTCCCAAAGCAGATATGTGGTTGTCAGCAACACGTCCCAATCCAGAGCTTAACAAGAAAGTTGCGATATTTCCTGCAGGATGTAAAACATTACCCAAAAACGAGACACCGTTTGGAGCTAAATCGAGAAGTTCAATTACCACGTTTCTTTGAAGGAGACGAGTGACAACAAACTGCTTAGCTTCATCACCACAAGGTTCTTGCTCTGAGCTAGTCTGCTCAGGTGAAGTAGCAGTGAAAGTAGAACGAGGGCATCTAACTCCAGCAAGACTGATTGTAACCAGTTGATGTTGCTTGGGGCTCAAAAATAGTCGAACACGAACTTGGTCTCCATTGCGGATGGTTTCAACGATACCGTTCAGTTTTTTACCTTTATGGGCCTTTAAAAACTTAGCTGGGTTTGCTGGGTTGGCTTTCTCAGTTACAACAACATCGTCAGAAGGGCCCCATATTCCTAATTTGTACTGCTGGGCATGATCTTGCGCTTCTTCTAGAGAAACAAAATAGGAGTTCTCAGAAGTACCCTCATTACGGGTAGCCTCAGGTCTTAATTTTGCAAGGCCTTCGCGCAATAACGATTCAGCCAAGTCAAATTCAGAAGTACGGATACGTCCATACTCGCGTTTCGACGTAGGAATCACGTACAAAGTAGAAACTGAAGCAGGACGTCCAACAACGAGTCGCCTAGAAAATTCTTGGGCTTCAAAGGCAAATGGTTCATCACCTTCACGACGAAAACGCGGACATTCTACGTACGCGAGAGAGAACTGTTTCtctgtaatttttttggcattatcttttattaaaatattaaaactaTCACCGCTTTGGGCATATTTAATCATGGACGATACATACTGGctcattgtttacaattttgGGCCTATGTGGTAGAAGGAAAGTTCTCACGTGGTAAGGTATGTACAGGGTTTTCACAGCGccaaatatttaaacataaaattttaaaaaacatatatttAGTAAACTTATTCAGTGTAAATATActtatttctattttcgAATCCTAGCTCTGAACAAGTTCTTGTTCTTTGTGATAATTCCAACGTGTATTTAAAGCAGTATATAAAGGTCAAACACCATCAAATGAACAGTTTATCAAATCTCATGGAACCATTTATTAAACATTATACTTTTTgcttaaataaatattcaaagtgttttttttttttttttttttttttttttaatgcatATGGTAGGAATAGgcattatttattaaatggATTCGCAAATGGTTAATATTGTGCTAGGAGATATGTTGATTTCAATTGCAATATCTTTTACCTATATTTAAATGGCACTATGTAGAAAGCTGACAAGAGAATATTTTAACAAGCAATCCCGaatcatcaaaaataaattaaaataattttaaaaaataaaaaaaataaatcgcAGAAGCACAAAGCATAATACTATTGATAAGTTCAATGTAATTTAATTTGGTTCATTACTATTTAAAACTAAATCCCCATCTTATAGTAATATAGAAATAAACAGAAAGTATATACAATTTCTCTACAggatgaaagaaaaaaaaacccccagaaaataaatgagGGAAAAAAATAGGATATCAAATATTGATCGAGGAAATCACAAGCATTTCCTTCAGTGtaagaaaagcaaaatagGGAAAATCGTAATTGTACATTGAAAGCATacatttttacaaaattgtaaaatttctttatttaaatcgTTTCCAAAATGAACCGGAAA
Above is a genomic segment from Schizosaccharomyces pombe strain 972h- genome assembly, chromosome: III containing:
- the rgf1 gene encoding RhoGEF family guanine nucleotide exchange factor Rgf1; protein product: MDYRHPNALGVNESSRAYEEIFGAPRKREPARTVSTPAFMEPAPVSKKPLPPPTRRLPRKPLPFRSTSLQPPSSQPPAPPTHQREASPVKNIEHSESFPSVFGTSNNHQIVPLTLKDGNDFGALYASLNTTPHFPQVSNHAPNNSNSPSLTWHTSSGDDSNQNPFFVRRQSQSSTSPVSDSVDENLLSAVSSVTESVETNLHLDQNYPYGSPVRSSKNPFLSSNSRLPTDDSSHTVGSHSFTSGTHPPIVSSNSAFTLPNAVTPAAQAPLIRSVSEYPANVSPPAQSLQLPKSTSNPADLHLSIASASSHKNIFSGLDVFSNVFHGPSTTLRDREHDMRNRSFDHSTLAHYEAVKQQRLGVEPTARSFTLSSYKSRASGNSLINDRSSTTTPTFVNSEASSPVHKNKRRRRIYAALLSRVASELLDRLQLGDITKDGLIYSNAFTGDHAVTVLMGIIHTSDRNLALLVGRSLDAQKFIHDVTYDHRLRDSHREIYQLQGTGYRPFLRANDNASINNKNHHKELEDNESGTRISPSTLGDTSFPNGIFTLLTHCYSPTCAKDHPCYSISCPRRLEQQHRLFAKMRANTEQSSSLAFDDKEQKLWIHSVPQEIAYSVSDRERKRQEVICEVIYTERDFVKDLEYLRDYWIKPLWASSCIPERKKEKFIRTVFLNALEVQAVNSKLAEALTKRQNYKPIVDNIADIFLEHVPKFEPFIRYGAGQLYGKYEFEKEKSSNPAFAKFVSDVERLKESRKLELNGYLTKPTTRLARYPLLLEAVLKYTDEGNPDKQDIPKVINIVRGFLSRLNVESGKAENKFNLFHLNQQLVFKPGEHYDLHLLDANRQLIFKGPLKKRSAGSTSSESASDVTLFLFDHALLIVKPKTINKRELLKVFQRPIPLLLLQLFLVDDNGLRIPYSSKQQLAAVSKAANGKPPSRFYPFSLQLLGRRGYEITLYATTEVSRDKWLEHIDNQQTLLQHRNQWFESVTICSNFFVGDNKVNAIGVYDSGRRLLYGTDTGVYVSLRKANSPLQFKPVRALNIPNISQLEVIEEYSLLLLLSDKVLYSYPLEMIDADTTQAPKKARKVSGHTTFFRVGICLGKVLVCAVKSSVLSATIKVFEPVTNYSKTRNMPSLKKFLTVNQDPLRIVKELYIPTESTSVHFLKNKLCVGCTRGFEVVSLDNLETQSLLDPADTSLEFVEKKENVKPIAIYRMNGGEFLLCYSQFAFYVNRDGWRSRPTWFVVWEGSPQNFALSYPYILAFEPTFIEIRHVETSELIHVISGRNIRLLADGRGKLGDGGEIFYACDQRGENCETSVVCSLRLTSAAAHAKEQHVDK
- the snd1 gene encoding tudor domain and nuclease, Snd1 encodes the protein MSQYVSSMIKYAQSGDSFNILIKDNAKKITEKQFSLAYVECPRFRREGDEPFAFEAQEFSRRLVVGRPASVSTLYVIPTSKREYGRIRTSEFDLAESLLREGLAKLRPEATRNEGTSENSYFVSLEEAQDHAQQYKLGIWGPSDDVVVTEKANPANPAKFLKAHKGKKLNGIVETIRNGDQVRVRLFLSPKQHQLVTISLAGVRCPRSTFTATSPEQTSSEQEPCGDEAKQFVVTRLLQRNVVIELLDLAPNGVSFLGNVLHPAGNIATFLLSSGLGRVADNHISALGPETMQSLRTIERKAKISRLGIWKNISVSIPDINSLSLKDYSAVVSRVISTDTLEVRKDNGVECRIQLSSIRHPRPSNEKEAPYQLEAREFLRKKIIGKRVQVSLDFIRPGQNDLPAINNCTVKLSDGTNVALMVVKSGYATVIRYRMDSVDRSPIYDFLIEAEKAAQEGRKGMWSGKKPAYENIVNASESSLRSRQYLSSLQRTRKLSVIIENVISGSRFRCFCPKENCYFMFACAGIRTPRTARNDQEKGEPFAEESLSLAKSLLQHDAQVEILSVDNNGCFLGDIYVNHDTNFALKLLSQGLAWCQGYASQSNVQYSQYHDTEAAAKEQKVGMWHDYVPPEKKAASTEKESENTVKEPIYLDIVLSDIAEDGKFSFQIIGTGIQQLETLMSDLGSLKKSFKPSEKINVGMNVAAISALDNAMYRGRVLRCDRENQAADVLLYDYGSVEQIPFKNISSLPDTYTKLKPQAQLARLSYVQLPPPSSDYYEDARLVFRELAMNKGLVAKVDGHEGNVYSVTLYNPSDGSDFSDCINAQLVALGMASVIPKKKTSHFEKDTASLNILEEHQQEARLNHIGFWVYGDPLEYED